The segment ATCGCACCCCCTGACAACAGAATAACTGTAATGATAGTAACCACCGCCATTGGCGCAGCTTCCCATGGAAATGACCCATCGTGGTTCAGGCATCTGATCGTATATTCTCCTCAGCGCCGGAGCCATTTTGTTCGTCAGAGTACCGGCAACTATGATCACATCGGATTGCCTAGGCGAAGCTCTGAACACCACCCCGAATCTGTCCATATCGTATCTGGGGGCTGCGATGTGCATCATTTCGACGGCACAACAGGCCAGGCCAAACGTCATTGGCCATATCGACCCCTTGCGACCCCAGTTTAAAAGATCGTCCAGCCGTGCCACTGCGTATTCACCCATGCTACTGGTATTCTGGAAGGGACTGTAAGGTTTCCTCGTAACTTTCTCCGGTACGGAGGCCTCCGTGGCCATGTGTTTCGCCTGAGTCGCCGCAGGGCATCCTGACAGCGCGATGTTGTTGCGCACCAGGGACGCTAAGCCCTGATTGATGGAGGCTGGAAATTTAAACGTTCATTCATTCTTAACCTCTCTCAACGATGAATACTGCTCCAGCGAATCTGGGAATAAAAATACTCCCATCGTAACGCTACGCTCGGTTCCCTAACATTCCGTCGCTTCCTTCTGGTACCGAACAATTTATGTATATTCATGATAATATTTATTCAGTGTCCAGCAAAGAAAACGCATTGCCCTCGGTATTATCTAAGTTCCCTTTAACCCGCGAGGTTATGAATCGTTTTGCGACGAAACTGATGCGATGGTTCGCGACAAAGCCCGAAAACGTGGAATTAATTTGGCTGATTTGGTTGCCGCGACTTATGCAATACAAACTGTTAGATAGAATTAGGCACAAAATAGATTTGCAGGCAGACATGCACGGAATGTGTCTGTGTATTCGCAATGGGTTTCGTTGAATTGAATTCACAGCTGTTGTATCTTATTTAAGTGTTAATCGTCTCGATCGATGGAAGTAGTTCATAGTATTCGAGATTAATCCCGAAGAAACTTACGCGAAAACATGATAGAGCGAAACATTTTCAATCCGACGACACACTCACGTCACCACGGAGTTGTCTGCTGCACTGCGCGTCTGCGCCTCGGTGCATCGGATTTGGATAGTGTTTACAATATGCAACAGTGCCTATGTTGGCGTTGTATTTTAGGAACACATACTTCCGCTACACGAGTGAATAACTATTAGTGAATCATTATATAAAAGAATTTCTTATTACTTTCAGTTATTTATACTTTTCTTTCGACATTACCCTCGTTTTGTTTTGCAGCTTTCAGTGGCGCGAGCTTTTGAAAAGTGTCCCTTTAACCCTGAAAAGGCGGACGGTTCGAGCGATTGCTGTGGAGTTGGTGGCTGGGTCCGTTTTGGGCCCTAGTATCGGTCCCACATACGCACTTTAGATGTAGTTTTTTTTGGTAAGGCAGTTCGTATCGTTGATAATTGAAGCTTTCTCTATTACTATTTACATTTACTATTGCGTTCATGGCAGGGCCGCCGTAAACTTTTGCGGGCCTATTCATATTGTTACACTGCCGGGGCGTCTCTTCATTGGGCATTGCGATTATTATTAAAGCACAATATTCAGAATAACTCAGttataattaaaacaatataatacAACTCTTAGAACGAATAGTTTGTACAATAGGTTAAAGTATAAGATCTTGATGTTCGTTCGTTATGGCGCTCGGTATAAGATTGACGGCAAATCGATATTCACACCGTCGTTACAGACGACCGACCGTCTTCTCTCTCTGGAACCCTATACCAGTTGGAAATGTACTCCAGTTCACTCGGTGCTCGTAacaatatgtacttttaaattttataataataaatatcttgcATAAGGCCCcgaaaaatttacgatgagcttcTCGTACATCGCGGggccttttaatttttttttataattatatacatCTTGCATAAGGCGCCGAAAAATTTATGAGGAGTTTCTCGTACatcgcggggccttttaaattttttttttataataatatatatcttGTATAAGGCCCCGAAAAATTTATGAGGAGTTTCTCGTGGATCGCGGggctttttaaagaatttttataataataaatatctattcaTAGGGCCCCGgaaaatttacgatgagcttcTCGTGGACTGCGGGgacttgtaaataaattttataataataaatatctatgagCGCTGGGCCTGGTTCCCGGGAACCTGCTGAATCCACCTCGCACCAGCCCTGGTTGGGGCCTTACGCGAAAGCATGCCATCGCCACTAAAAgtgtcaataaaaaaaaattggtatacagATTTGAAAGATTCTTCCAAGTcaatcttttaatattattagctTCATACTCCTGAACAGAAATAGCGATCTGCAGACTAATTTTGCATAAAATAGATTGAAATAATTCGTAATACAGTTCGGAAGGCGGGAATGAATAAATGCGACGGTCGTTTCTTCGTAGAATGTTTTTTATTGGCTCAGTTCCTGTTTTATACAAAACATCTAACAAACATAGATGCGTTCCGCTGACACTTTAAAACTTCGCCTCACGAAAGCGACTAAACTATCGAACTTCGCGGATTCTAGTCTCGCGGTTCCCAAAGGGCGCGCTAAAGTACAATGCGTTActgacgttttttttttttattcgttatttctttTTGCCTCAACAGTGCTCGAATGTCGACGTGTCTAATCGTAAACACTATAGCCTATAGTCACGGTGGGTGGTCGTTAAAAAGTTAGAACGTAAGAAAGTGTCTCGGCGAACGACTGCGCTACTTCAGCGGCGGACGGGGACGCGTCAGCTAGGCCGTGGAACCAAACCTTTCTATCGCGTGGCTCGTGAACAGTTCGCTATATACAAAAACGgtccctaaaatttgtcgcaCGTCAACCGAGCCGTACTCTCCCCACTCccaccctcccccctcccccctcccccctcccccctcccccccttcaCCCTCGATCGAGCGGCAGAACAAAATGTGTCGTTACGTTTCGGTGTTGCGCGGTGCTTCATTTAACGAAAGTATCTTGCGGTCAACCAACTCGTTGAATCGTAGGCGCGTGTGAAAACTGCGTGCGTGTCTGTTACGTTTATAATCGTGGAGGCATTCGTAGAGATCTAATTTAGCAAAAAGTTTCGTTTAACCCATAAACATCTAGGTAACATTAAGTAACAACTTATACCTCAGCAACAACAACGGGATCACTTTACATCCCAGTTCCCCTCGAGTGGGTCATCCGAGCGGCCTTCTTTACCGACAGCAGCTGCTCTAAATACAAACGTCCGTTGCCTCTCGTTCCGCGACGGTCCGCGATCGCGCGACGTGCGCCCCGCTACGCGACTTCCCCGCAACATTTAACGCGCGCGCttctcgtcgtgctcgtcgaatctcttaaatttttattggaaTCACAACGAGGAGTTTGAAAGTTAGTTAAGTACTCGATAAGAAGGTAGAGGATAGAAATACGTGGATCGGTGTGTTCAATGGTACTGCACCGTGTAATGGAAGATAGATATATTCGCTTCTCCGAATTTGGAAATTTTGTGCCGTTCCTTTCCCCAAGCAGATCGAATTGCAAGGAAGTCGGGGACAATCGATCGTGTGCTACCGATCCCAGGAGCTTACGGTCTACGATGCCGAAGGTATCCGACTAATCTACTAAAAAATGCGATCATTAAGGATGATACTCTAAACTGTTTACTATAGAACGTTGTCTAAAATTTGTAATGACTCAATTTTACTTTGTGCGCCGTTTCTTTGTTCCTGTTCGTCGATGCTCTTCCCCGCGTCACATCCCCAGAAAGAAACACTTCAATCGTAGCCTCCCTCCCGACCACTTTCAGCATGCTCATGGTTCCCGTGAGCCTTCCGGTGCGCGCGTTTCGCCCACGCGAATGATACTCGCGCGAAATCTTGCCGAAGGGTCGGCTTTCGGAAACCGCGTCGAAATTCATGGATAAGAAGTTAACTCGAGGAAAATCTTTCGCCAATATCCCGTTTTGCGTCAAGATACACGGACAAAAGTCCGGCGCGCTACAAATACTCGTAGTTGGTAATACTTCGCGGCTTCCGGTCGCAGGTTCGACAGAATCGCAGCGCAGCGCCATCTACCAGAGACGCCAGCAACCTGTAGGATTCTAACCGAAACAGTACGTATTTCGTAAATTGAGCAAGTTTTCATCGAACCTTGATATTACAAATTCCAATTGATATATAAATTTGCTCGTTCGGACCTTTGGATAACCTCGGGATTAGGGATGGAGTCAGAGAAGGGGATCGTCGAAAGAAAGAGTCGTTAATAAGTAAAAGGAAACATAACCCTACGGTAACACCCATTTCCCTTTCCACGTTCCCTTCGAACTCAATTCCCAATTAGCCTCCTTTGACTCGGCTATTGGAACGAACTTAAATTAACCGATACGACCCCTGTTAGACGGAGTGTCACGAACCAAACTGTCTGCAACAACCGTTTCGTAGCGAGTATCACTGGCGTAGACGAATGTTTCTACGGTAGCGTGTGAAACGAAAGTGAAACGTCAAGCGGCTAATGATTAAGTCTGCGTAGCTCCATGGCCGCGATGTCGTCCACGGATATAAGTTTCTCTATGGGAATGCAGGAGAGCTCGCCGCCGACGCAGGACTGCGGCTGCTGCCACCTGGCCTCCCTCTCGGCCTCTTTCGCCTTCAGCTCCGCCTCCCTCGCTCTGCGCTCTTTCAGCTTCAGCGAGAAGATGGCTACGGACCTGGCCCTCTTCATCAGGCTCTGTTTCACCCTGGTCTTCTTCGCCTCCCGGTCCTCCTTCGCCGGTTTCTCCTCCTCCTGGCTGGAGATCGTCTTGCTGGAGTCCGAAAGCCCGCCCgagtctctctccctctcggcaTTATGGGCCAACTGCTGGGACTTGTATTCCTGCGTGTCACGCTGGTGCTGCAGATACTGTTGCTTCTCGGCTTTGTCCCGCTCCTTCTCTTTCTCACGTTCCTTCTCCACTTTCTCCCGCTCCTTCTCGGCTTTCTCCCGCTCCTTCTCCCTCTCTGGGGAGAAGCGGAACTTTTGGTTCCTGTGGGCCATTGTCCACGGTGGAGCCGATCTTAAAAGGGAATTCCTAATGCATCTGGGTTTCGTTTCGCAGAGGTGTGGCGAAAAGAGAAAAGACAGACGGATATGTAAGGATCGTCGATGAATTCTTACGTAAAACACTTACCTGAGGAGATCGCTGTCCGAAGACGAGGCGAGATCTTTGGAGACGATACAGTCAGTGGACCTGTGAAGGTGAGGCAGCTCGTCGCCGCTCCCGCCTACCGTGCCGGCTCCGCTGATCTCGGAGTCGCTGGACTTCCGACCGCCCGGCTCGAGGCCCAATTTCCGGACCCAATCCACGCCTCCGTGAGGCCCGATGGTCAAGTGGTGGCTGTAGTGGTCTGTTCCGCCCGACGCCTCCGGCTCGGTTGGTAACCACTCCGGGTCTGTCGGTAACCATTCCCGCTCAGTCGGTAACCACACCCTCGGGCGTCTCCCTATGAGCACCGCGGACGGCTTTATTATTCCTGCCGTTTATGGAAGACGCTGCGTGCGCGTATAAGAATTG is part of the Andrena cerasifolii isolate SP2316 chromosome 1, iyAndCera1_principal, whole genome shotgun sequence genome and harbors:
- the LOC143374541 gene encoding NADH-quinone oxidoreductase subunit B 2; its protein translation is MFRSIMFSPSINQGLASLVRNNIALSGCPAATQAKHMATEASVPEKVTRKPYSPFQNTSSMGEYAVARLDDLLNWGRKGSIWPMTFGLACCAVEMMHIAAPRYDMDRFGVVFRASPRQSDVIIVAGTLTNKMAPALRRIYDQMPEPRWVISMGSCANGGGYYHYSYSVVRGCDRIIPVDIYVPGCPPTAEALLYGVLQLQKKVKRMKTAQIWYRQ